One window of bacterium genomic DNA carries:
- a CDS encoding Rieske (2Fe-2S) protein produces the protein MSAQRAQASAVGRRTFFSRLFWTLSAVVGALVGLPVVGAFLSPAFKPVEKADWVAVGPATSFGPTPALAHHMHPANEGWVNATGEMQVWVMRDAQGTYRVFDNHCTHLGCPYHWDETRQKFLCPCHGGQFDASGKVLAGPPPRPLDRYETKVENGTLYMGALVRGGA, from the coding sequence ATGAGCGCACAGCGCGCACAGGCATCGGCGGTGGGCCGCCGCACGTTTTTCAGCCGTCTGTTCTGGACACTGAGCGCCGTCGTCGGCGCCCTCGTCGGGTTGCCCGTGGTCGGCGCGTTTCTTTCGCCGGCCTTCAAGCCGGTTGAGAAGGCGGACTGGGTGGCTGTCGGTCCCGCGACCTCGTTCGGACCCACGCCGGCGCTCGCGCATCACATGCACCCGGCGAACGAAGGCTGGGTGAACGCGACGGGCGAGATGCAAGTCTGGGTGATGCGCGACGCTCAGGGTACCTACCGGGTCTTCGACAACCACTGCACGCACCTCGGCTGTCCGTATCACTGGGACGAGACGCGCCAGAAGTTCCTCTGCCCCTGCCACGGCGGGCAGTTCGACGCGAGCGGTAAGGTGCTGGCCGGCCCGCCGCCGCGGCCGCTCGACCGGTACGAGACCAAGGTCGAGAACGGCACGCTCTACATGGGTGCGCTCGTCCGCGGTGGCGCGTGA
- a CDS encoding MBL fold metallo-hydrolase — MKVTFLGAVRTVTGSMHLVETGGSRILLDCGLFQGHRDEADRINRTLPFDASGIDAVVLSHAHLDHCGNLPTLLRHGFRGPIYCTPATRDLAGLVLHDSAKVQHQDTRHVNKIRARNGLPPVTPLYTTDDVAQTVHRLRAVPYREPFRLGPARATLYDAGHILGSAITVMEADGQTLGFTGDLGRGGAPILRDPEVPPGVDVLLMESTYGDRPHEPLAGAEERLGAIVRETVARGGAVLIPSFAVGRTQDLTYALHRLRDAGAVPPVPTFVDSPMAVDATEIFRRHAECFNADARAMLAHEDPFGFKGLTYIREIVDSQKLNDLSGPFVVIATSGMCESGRILYHLAHRMGDARCSLVLVSFQAEHTLGRRLAGGARAVRIFGEPHDVCLQVHQLAEFSAHADGGELTAWVARLPRAGRIYLVHGEEAGALALAASLRSRGYAADVPERGRQIDLAAS; from the coding sequence ATGAAGGTGACGTTCCTGGGCGCGGTTCGCACCGTGACCGGCTCGATGCATCTCGTCGAGACGGGCGGGAGCCGCATTCTGCTCGACTGCGGGCTGTTTCAGGGACACCGCGACGAGGCGGACCGCATCAACCGCACCCTGCCCTTCGACGCCTCGGGCATAGACGCGGTGGTGCTGTCGCACGCGCACCTCGACCACTGCGGCAACCTGCCGACGCTGCTGCGCCACGGCTTCCGGGGGCCGATCTACTGCACGCCGGCCACCCGCGACCTCGCCGGCCTCGTGCTCCACGACAGCGCGAAGGTCCAGCACCAAGACACCCGCCACGTGAACAAGATCCGCGCGCGGAACGGGCTGCCGCCGGTGACGCCGCTGTATACCACGGACGACGTGGCGCAGACCGTCCACCGGCTTCGGGCCGTGCCGTACCGCGAGCCGTTCCGGCTGGGTCCCGCGCGGGCCACCTTGTACGACGCGGGCCACATCCTCGGCTCCGCGATCACCGTGATGGAGGCCGACGGGCAAACACTCGGCTTTACGGGCGACCTCGGCCGCGGCGGCGCTCCGATCCTCCGGGATCCGGAGGTCCCGCCGGGCGTCGACGTGCTGCTGATGGAATCGACGTACGGCGACCGGCCGCACGAGCCGCTCGCCGGCGCGGAGGAGCGCCTCGGCGCGATCGTGCGCGAGACGGTGGCGCGCGGCGGCGCGGTGCTGATTCCTTCGTTCGCGGTCGGGCGAACGCAGGACCTCACCTACGCGCTGCACCGACTGCGCGACGCCGGAGCCGTGCCGCCGGTGCCGACGTTCGTCGACAGCCCGATGGCGGTCGATGCGACGGAAATCTTCCGGCGGCACGCCGAGTGCTTCAACGCCGATGCGCGCGCGATGCTGGCGCACGAGGATCCCTTCGGTTTCAAGGGCCTGACGTACATTCGAGAGATCGTGGACTCTCAGAAGCTCAACGATCTCTCCGGCCCGTTCGTCGTGATTGCGACCTCCGGGATGTGCGAGTCCGGACGGATTCTCTACCACCTCGCCCACCGAATGGGCGACGCCCGGTGCTCGCTGGTCCTCGTATCGTTCCAGGCGGAGCACACGCTCGGACGGCGCCTCGCGGGTGGCGCGCGGGCGGTGCGGATTTTCGGCGAGCCGCACGACGTGTGCCTCCAAGTCCATCAACTGGCGGAGTTCAGCGCGCACGCGGACGGCGGTGAACTGACGGCGTGGGTGGCGCGGCTGCCGCGCGCGGGCCGGATCTACCTGGTGCACGGCGAGGAAGCCGGAGCGCTGGCGCTGGCGGCGTCGCTCCGGAGCCGCGGCTACGCCGCGGACGTACCCGAGCGAGGACGGCAGATCGACCTTGCCGCTTCGTAA